Proteins from a genomic interval of Diospyros lotus cultivar Yz01 chromosome 6, ASM1463336v1, whole genome shotgun sequence:
- the LOC127803513 gene encoding O-fucosyltransferase 27 isoform X3, with protein MKGEGKMLFKSRMKWVGLVGLVLSVFSLFTHFLLARYTERDASEYQASITIFSWRPVFENADLSITSPLYRRLWGPVRQLEPLYPYANPRGNYAVLTAPALQTNGFIFARIRGGFHEIRNSICDVVVVSRLLNATLVIPEILSTTSSKGISSEFKSFPYLYNEDEFVAALAKDVRIVKSLPKNLKGARRKKEIPMFKVSYSTSPNFYLQRVLPVLNRHSVVELVVSDGGCLQAVLPPHLEEFQRLRCRVAFHALRFRQEVQDLATRILNRLRAPGRPFIAYEPGMTRDALAYYGCAELFQDVHTELIQHRRSWMIKRGIVKGNLSVNSAEQRLNGLCPLMPEEVGILLRAYGYSWDTIIYISGGEVFGGQKKLIPLHGMFENVVDRTTLSTSWELSRIYGHEANLIDKYPRTPSFAQEEMKLGAWKNSRPRPRPLPPPPARPKYYNIEGWWGWVAESDNEPETTVEELRMNAHKLLWEAIDYTICVEADAFIPGFDSDGKGRPNFASLVMGHRLYESAASKTYRPDRREVTKLLEEIRDHLYQANRTWITSVRRHLRISLLKGLKNESTRSKPLSFLSHPLPECCCWSHKETPVRASSPSTESQVRGALGVQHRCPAWMDSNTISQSKDSEREREENLDEEDPASSGIFFRHSDRNHGGGEINIKEEAQIEDQEELEGAER; from the exons ATGAAAGGGGAAGGGAAGATGCTTTTCAAGTCTAGGATGAAATGGGTTGGACTGGTGGGGCTTGTTCTCTCCGTTTTCTCTCTTTTCACCCACTTTCTCCTCGCCAGATACACGGAGAGGGATGCTTCCGAATACCAGGCTTCAATCACGATCTTCTCCTGGAGACCCGTCTTTGAGAATGCAGATCTTTCTATAACT AGTCCACTATACAGAAGACTTTGGGGTCCGGTTAGACAGCTTGAACCTTTATATCCATATGCAAATCCAAGAGGAAACTACGCAG TTCTAACAGCTCCTGCTTTGCAAACAAATGGATTTATTTTTGCAAGGATAAGAGGAGGTTTTCATGAGATCAGAAATTCG ATATGTGATGTTGTTGTGGTTTCCCGACTTCTCAATGCTACCTTGGTCATTCCTGAGATTCTATCAACCACAAGCAGCAAGGGAATTAG CTCTGAATTTAAGAGTTTTCCCTACCTCTATAATGAAGACGAGTTCGTTGCAGCATTAGCAAAAGATGTCAGAATTGTGAAAAGCCTCCCCAAAAACCTGAAAGGGGcaaggagaaaaaaagaaattccaATGTTTAAAGTGTCTTACTCAACTTCACCAAATTTTTATCTGCAACGTGTTCTTCCTGTACTGAACAGGCACTCAGTGGTTGAATTAGTTGTTTCTGATGGTGGATGCTTGCAG GCTGTTCTTCCTCCTCATCTTGAAGAGTTCCAAAGGCTGAGATGTAGGGTTGCTTTTCATGCCTTGAGGTTCAGGCAGGAGGTACAGGATCTTGCTACAAGGATATTAAATAG GTTAAGAGCACCCGGACGGCCATTTATAGCTTACGAACCAGGGATGACTAGAGATGCATTAGCATATTATGGCTGTGCTGAGCTTTTTCAG GATGTACATACTGAACTCATTCAGCACAGACGATCATGGATGATAAAACGTGGGATTGTCAAGGGCAATCTTTCTGTGAATTCAGCAGAGCAACGCCTTAATGGTTTGTGTCCACTTATGCCAGAAGAG GTTGGCATTCTTCTTCGTGCATATGGTTACTCCTGGGACACAATTATTTACATCTCTGGGGGAGAGGTCTTTGGCGGACAGAAAAAGTTAATTCCTCTTCATGGGATGTTTGAAAATGTTGTGGACAGGACGACTCTAAGCACTTCATGGGAACTCAGTAGAATATATGGTCATGAGGCAAACCTTATTGACAAATATCCAAGGACTCCATCTTTTGCTCAGGAAGAAATGAAACTCGGAGCATGGAAAAATTCTCGTCCTCGTCCTCGTCCACTTCCACCACCCCCAGCACGACCGAAGTATTATAACATTGAAGGTTGGTGGGGCTGGGTTGCTGAGAGTGACAATGAGCCTGAGACTACTGTTGAAGAGTTGAGGATGAATGCTCATAAATTACTATGGGAGGCAATTGACTATACAATATGTGTTGAAGCTGATGCATTCATTCCTGGATTTGATAGTGATGGCAAGGGGCGCCCAAATTTTGCAAGTTTGGTTATGGGGCACAGGCTCTATGAATCTGCTGCATCAAAAACGTACAGACCAGACAG AAGAGAAGTTACCAAGCTTTTAGAAGAAATTCGCGACCACTTGTATCAAGCCAACCGCACTTGGATAACATCCGTGCGCAGGCATCTGAGAATATCCTTACTAAAGGGACTTAAAAATGAATCCACACGATCGAAGCCACTGTCTTTCCTATCTCACCCGCTCCCAGAGTGCTGTTGCTGGAGCCATAAGGAAACTCCAGTTCGTGCTTCAAGTCCTTCAACTGAATCACAGGTTCGAGGTGCTCTTGGAGTTCAACATCGTTGCCCTGCTTGGATGGATAGTAATACAATATCACAATCAAAGGATAgcgaaagagaaagagaggagaatcTAGACGAGGAGGATCCTGCGTCATCTGGAATTTTCTTTCGGCATAGTGATAGAAATCATGGAGGTGGAGAAATAAACATCAAAGAAGAAGCTCAAATAGAGGATCAAGAAGAATTGGAGGGTGCAGAAAGATGA
- the LOC127803513 gene encoding O-fucosyltransferase 27 isoform X1 encodes MKGEGKMLFKSRMKWVGLVGLVLSVFSLFTHFLLARYTERDASEYQASITIFSWRPVFENADLSITSPLYRRLWGPVRQLEPLYPYANPRGNYAVLTAPALQTNGFIFARIRGGFHEIRNSICDVVVVSRLLNATLVIPEILSTTSSKGISSEFKSFPYLYNEDEFVAALAKDVRIVKSLPKNLKGARRKKEIPMFKVSYSTSPNFYLQRVLPVLNRHSVVELVVSDGGCLQAVLPPHLEEFQRLRCRVAFHALRFRQEVQDLATRILNRLRAPGRPFIAYEPGMTRDALAYYGCAELFQHLLCILSSNSSKDVHTELIQHRRSWMIKRGIVKGNLSVNSAEQRLNGLCPLMPEEVGILLRAYGYSWDTIIYISGGEVFGGQKKLIPLHGMFENVVDRTTLSTSWELSRIYGHEANLIDKYPRTPSFAQEEMKLGAWKNSRPRPRPLPPPPARPKYYNIEGWWGWVAESDNEPETTVEELRMNAHKLLWEAIDYTICVEADAFIPGFDSDGKGRPNFASLVMGHRLYESAASKTYRPDRREVTKLLEEIRDHLYQANRTWITSVRRHLRISLLKGLKNESTRSKPLSFLSHPLPECCCWSHKETPVRASSPSTESQVRGALGVQHRCPAWMDSNTISQSKDSEREREENLDEEDPASSGIFFRHSDRNHGGGEINIKEEAQIEDQEELEGAER; translated from the exons ATGAAAGGGGAAGGGAAGATGCTTTTCAAGTCTAGGATGAAATGGGTTGGACTGGTGGGGCTTGTTCTCTCCGTTTTCTCTCTTTTCACCCACTTTCTCCTCGCCAGATACACGGAGAGGGATGCTTCCGAATACCAGGCTTCAATCACGATCTTCTCCTGGAGACCCGTCTTTGAGAATGCAGATCTTTCTATAACT AGTCCACTATACAGAAGACTTTGGGGTCCGGTTAGACAGCTTGAACCTTTATATCCATATGCAAATCCAAGAGGAAACTACGCAG TTCTAACAGCTCCTGCTTTGCAAACAAATGGATTTATTTTTGCAAGGATAAGAGGAGGTTTTCATGAGATCAGAAATTCG ATATGTGATGTTGTTGTGGTTTCCCGACTTCTCAATGCTACCTTGGTCATTCCTGAGATTCTATCAACCACAAGCAGCAAGGGAATTAG CTCTGAATTTAAGAGTTTTCCCTACCTCTATAATGAAGACGAGTTCGTTGCAGCATTAGCAAAAGATGTCAGAATTGTGAAAAGCCTCCCCAAAAACCTGAAAGGGGcaaggagaaaaaaagaaattccaATGTTTAAAGTGTCTTACTCAACTTCACCAAATTTTTATCTGCAACGTGTTCTTCCTGTACTGAACAGGCACTCAGTGGTTGAATTAGTTGTTTCTGATGGTGGATGCTTGCAG GCTGTTCTTCCTCCTCATCTTGAAGAGTTCCAAAGGCTGAGATGTAGGGTTGCTTTTCATGCCTTGAGGTTCAGGCAGGAGGTACAGGATCTTGCTACAAGGATATTAAATAG GTTAAGAGCACCCGGACGGCCATTTATAGCTTACGAACCAGGGATGACTAGAGATGCATTAGCATATTATGGCTGTGCTGAGCTTTTTCAG CATTTACTATGTATTTTGTCTTCAAACTCTTCCAAGGATGTACATACTGAACTCATTCAGCACAGACGATCATGGATGATAAAACGTGGGATTGTCAAGGGCAATCTTTCTGTGAATTCAGCAGAGCAACGCCTTAATGGTTTGTGTCCACTTATGCCAGAAGAG GTTGGCATTCTTCTTCGTGCATATGGTTACTCCTGGGACACAATTATTTACATCTCTGGGGGAGAGGTCTTTGGCGGACAGAAAAAGTTAATTCCTCTTCATGGGATGTTTGAAAATGTTGTGGACAGGACGACTCTAAGCACTTCATGGGAACTCAGTAGAATATATGGTCATGAGGCAAACCTTATTGACAAATATCCAAGGACTCCATCTTTTGCTCAGGAAGAAATGAAACTCGGAGCATGGAAAAATTCTCGTCCTCGTCCTCGTCCACTTCCACCACCCCCAGCACGACCGAAGTATTATAACATTGAAGGTTGGTGGGGCTGGGTTGCTGAGAGTGACAATGAGCCTGAGACTACTGTTGAAGAGTTGAGGATGAATGCTCATAAATTACTATGGGAGGCAATTGACTATACAATATGTGTTGAAGCTGATGCATTCATTCCTGGATTTGATAGTGATGGCAAGGGGCGCCCAAATTTTGCAAGTTTGGTTATGGGGCACAGGCTCTATGAATCTGCTGCATCAAAAACGTACAGACCAGACAG AAGAGAAGTTACCAAGCTTTTAGAAGAAATTCGCGACCACTTGTATCAAGCCAACCGCACTTGGATAACATCCGTGCGCAGGCATCTGAGAATATCCTTACTAAAGGGACTTAAAAATGAATCCACACGATCGAAGCCACTGTCTTTCCTATCTCACCCGCTCCCAGAGTGCTGTTGCTGGAGCCATAAGGAAACTCCAGTTCGTGCTTCAAGTCCTTCAACTGAATCACAGGTTCGAGGTGCTCTTGGAGTTCAACATCGTTGCCCTGCTTGGATGGATAGTAATACAATATCACAATCAAAGGATAgcgaaagagaaagagaggagaatcTAGACGAGGAGGATCCTGCGTCATCTGGAATTTTCTTTCGGCATAGTGATAGAAATCATGGAGGTGGAGAAATAAACATCAAAGAAGAAGCTCAAATAGAGGATCAAGAAGAATTGGAGGGTGCAGAAAGATGA
- the LOC127803513 gene encoding O-fucosyltransferase 27 isoform X4 produces MKGEGKMLFKSRMKWVGLVGLVLSVFSLFTHFLLARYTERDASEYQASITIFSWRPVFENADLSITSPLYRRLWGPVRQLEPLYPYANPRGNYAAPALQTNGFIFARIRGGFHEIRNSICDVVVVSRLLNATLVIPEILSTTSSKGISSEFKSFPYLYNEDEFVAALAKDVRIVKSLPKNLKGARRKKEIPMFKVSYSTSPNFYLQRVLPVLNRHSVVELVVSDGGCLQAVLPPHLEEFQRLRCRVAFHALRFRQEVQDLATRILNRLRAPGRPFIAYEPGMTRDALAYYGCAELFQDVHTELIQHRRSWMIKRGIVKGNLSVNSAEQRLNGLCPLMPEEVGILLRAYGYSWDTIIYISGGEVFGGQKKLIPLHGMFENVVDRTTLSTSWELSRIYGHEANLIDKYPRTPSFAQEEMKLGAWKNSRPRPRPLPPPPARPKYYNIEGWWGWVAESDNEPETTVEELRMNAHKLLWEAIDYTICVEADAFIPGFDSDGKGRPNFASLVMGHRLYESAASKTYRPDRREVTKLLEEIRDHLYQANRTWITSVRRHLRISLLKGLKNESTRSKPLSFLSHPLPECCCWSHKETPVRASSPSTESQVRGALGVQHRCPAWMDSNTISQSKDSEREREENLDEEDPASSGIFFRHSDRNHGGGEINIKEEAQIEDQEELEGAER; encoded by the exons ATGAAAGGGGAAGGGAAGATGCTTTTCAAGTCTAGGATGAAATGGGTTGGACTGGTGGGGCTTGTTCTCTCCGTTTTCTCTCTTTTCACCCACTTTCTCCTCGCCAGATACACGGAGAGGGATGCTTCCGAATACCAGGCTTCAATCACGATCTTCTCCTGGAGACCCGTCTTTGAGAATGCAGATCTTTCTATAACT AGTCCACTATACAGAAGACTTTGGGGTCCGGTTAGACAGCTTGAACCTTTATATCCATATGCAAATCCAAGAGGAAACTACGCAG CTCCTGCTTTGCAAACAAATGGATTTATTTTTGCAAGGATAAGAGGAGGTTTTCATGAGATCAGAAATTCG ATATGTGATGTTGTTGTGGTTTCCCGACTTCTCAATGCTACCTTGGTCATTCCTGAGATTCTATCAACCACAAGCAGCAAGGGAATTAG CTCTGAATTTAAGAGTTTTCCCTACCTCTATAATGAAGACGAGTTCGTTGCAGCATTAGCAAAAGATGTCAGAATTGTGAAAAGCCTCCCCAAAAACCTGAAAGGGGcaaggagaaaaaaagaaattccaATGTTTAAAGTGTCTTACTCAACTTCACCAAATTTTTATCTGCAACGTGTTCTTCCTGTACTGAACAGGCACTCAGTGGTTGAATTAGTTGTTTCTGATGGTGGATGCTTGCAG GCTGTTCTTCCTCCTCATCTTGAAGAGTTCCAAAGGCTGAGATGTAGGGTTGCTTTTCATGCCTTGAGGTTCAGGCAGGAGGTACAGGATCTTGCTACAAGGATATTAAATAG GTTAAGAGCACCCGGACGGCCATTTATAGCTTACGAACCAGGGATGACTAGAGATGCATTAGCATATTATGGCTGTGCTGAGCTTTTTCAG GATGTACATACTGAACTCATTCAGCACAGACGATCATGGATGATAAAACGTGGGATTGTCAAGGGCAATCTTTCTGTGAATTCAGCAGAGCAACGCCTTAATGGTTTGTGTCCACTTATGCCAGAAGAG GTTGGCATTCTTCTTCGTGCATATGGTTACTCCTGGGACACAATTATTTACATCTCTGGGGGAGAGGTCTTTGGCGGACAGAAAAAGTTAATTCCTCTTCATGGGATGTTTGAAAATGTTGTGGACAGGACGACTCTAAGCACTTCATGGGAACTCAGTAGAATATATGGTCATGAGGCAAACCTTATTGACAAATATCCAAGGACTCCATCTTTTGCTCAGGAAGAAATGAAACTCGGAGCATGGAAAAATTCTCGTCCTCGTCCTCGTCCACTTCCACCACCCCCAGCACGACCGAAGTATTATAACATTGAAGGTTGGTGGGGCTGGGTTGCTGAGAGTGACAATGAGCCTGAGACTACTGTTGAAGAGTTGAGGATGAATGCTCATAAATTACTATGGGAGGCAATTGACTATACAATATGTGTTGAAGCTGATGCATTCATTCCTGGATTTGATAGTGATGGCAAGGGGCGCCCAAATTTTGCAAGTTTGGTTATGGGGCACAGGCTCTATGAATCTGCTGCATCAAAAACGTACAGACCAGACAG AAGAGAAGTTACCAAGCTTTTAGAAGAAATTCGCGACCACTTGTATCAAGCCAACCGCACTTGGATAACATCCGTGCGCAGGCATCTGAGAATATCCTTACTAAAGGGACTTAAAAATGAATCCACACGATCGAAGCCACTGTCTTTCCTATCTCACCCGCTCCCAGAGTGCTGTTGCTGGAGCCATAAGGAAACTCCAGTTCGTGCTTCAAGTCCTTCAACTGAATCACAGGTTCGAGGTGCTCTTGGAGTTCAACATCGTTGCCCTGCTTGGATGGATAGTAATACAATATCACAATCAAAGGATAgcgaaagagaaagagaggagaatcTAGACGAGGAGGATCCTGCGTCATCTGGAATTTTCTTTCGGCATAGTGATAGAAATCATGGAGGTGGAGAAATAAACATCAAAGAAGAAGCTCAAATAGAGGATCAAGAAGAATTGGAGGGTGCAGAAAGATGA
- the LOC127803513 gene encoding O-fucosyltransferase 27 isoform X2 — MKGEGKMLFKSRMKWVGLVGLVLSVFSLFTHFLLARYTERDASEYQASITIFSWRPVFENADLSITSPLYRRLWGPVRQLEPLYPYANPRGNYAAPALQTNGFIFARIRGGFHEIRNSICDVVVVSRLLNATLVIPEILSTTSSKGISSEFKSFPYLYNEDEFVAALAKDVRIVKSLPKNLKGARRKKEIPMFKVSYSTSPNFYLQRVLPVLNRHSVVELVVSDGGCLQAVLPPHLEEFQRLRCRVAFHALRFRQEVQDLATRILNRLRAPGRPFIAYEPGMTRDALAYYGCAELFQHLLCILSSNSSKDVHTELIQHRRSWMIKRGIVKGNLSVNSAEQRLNGLCPLMPEEVGILLRAYGYSWDTIIYISGGEVFGGQKKLIPLHGMFENVVDRTTLSTSWELSRIYGHEANLIDKYPRTPSFAQEEMKLGAWKNSRPRPRPLPPPPARPKYYNIEGWWGWVAESDNEPETTVEELRMNAHKLLWEAIDYTICVEADAFIPGFDSDGKGRPNFASLVMGHRLYESAASKTYRPDRREVTKLLEEIRDHLYQANRTWITSVRRHLRISLLKGLKNESTRSKPLSFLSHPLPECCCWSHKETPVRASSPSTESQVRGALGVQHRCPAWMDSNTISQSKDSEREREENLDEEDPASSGIFFRHSDRNHGGGEINIKEEAQIEDQEELEGAER, encoded by the exons ATGAAAGGGGAAGGGAAGATGCTTTTCAAGTCTAGGATGAAATGGGTTGGACTGGTGGGGCTTGTTCTCTCCGTTTTCTCTCTTTTCACCCACTTTCTCCTCGCCAGATACACGGAGAGGGATGCTTCCGAATACCAGGCTTCAATCACGATCTTCTCCTGGAGACCCGTCTTTGAGAATGCAGATCTTTCTATAACT AGTCCACTATACAGAAGACTTTGGGGTCCGGTTAGACAGCTTGAACCTTTATATCCATATGCAAATCCAAGAGGAAACTACGCAG CTCCTGCTTTGCAAACAAATGGATTTATTTTTGCAAGGATAAGAGGAGGTTTTCATGAGATCAGAAATTCG ATATGTGATGTTGTTGTGGTTTCCCGACTTCTCAATGCTACCTTGGTCATTCCTGAGATTCTATCAACCACAAGCAGCAAGGGAATTAG CTCTGAATTTAAGAGTTTTCCCTACCTCTATAATGAAGACGAGTTCGTTGCAGCATTAGCAAAAGATGTCAGAATTGTGAAAAGCCTCCCCAAAAACCTGAAAGGGGcaaggagaaaaaaagaaattccaATGTTTAAAGTGTCTTACTCAACTTCACCAAATTTTTATCTGCAACGTGTTCTTCCTGTACTGAACAGGCACTCAGTGGTTGAATTAGTTGTTTCTGATGGTGGATGCTTGCAG GCTGTTCTTCCTCCTCATCTTGAAGAGTTCCAAAGGCTGAGATGTAGGGTTGCTTTTCATGCCTTGAGGTTCAGGCAGGAGGTACAGGATCTTGCTACAAGGATATTAAATAG GTTAAGAGCACCCGGACGGCCATTTATAGCTTACGAACCAGGGATGACTAGAGATGCATTAGCATATTATGGCTGTGCTGAGCTTTTTCAG CATTTACTATGTATTTTGTCTTCAAACTCTTCCAAGGATGTACATACTGAACTCATTCAGCACAGACGATCATGGATGATAAAACGTGGGATTGTCAAGGGCAATCTTTCTGTGAATTCAGCAGAGCAACGCCTTAATGGTTTGTGTCCACTTATGCCAGAAGAG GTTGGCATTCTTCTTCGTGCATATGGTTACTCCTGGGACACAATTATTTACATCTCTGGGGGAGAGGTCTTTGGCGGACAGAAAAAGTTAATTCCTCTTCATGGGATGTTTGAAAATGTTGTGGACAGGACGACTCTAAGCACTTCATGGGAACTCAGTAGAATATATGGTCATGAGGCAAACCTTATTGACAAATATCCAAGGACTCCATCTTTTGCTCAGGAAGAAATGAAACTCGGAGCATGGAAAAATTCTCGTCCTCGTCCTCGTCCACTTCCACCACCCCCAGCACGACCGAAGTATTATAACATTGAAGGTTGGTGGGGCTGGGTTGCTGAGAGTGACAATGAGCCTGAGACTACTGTTGAAGAGTTGAGGATGAATGCTCATAAATTACTATGGGAGGCAATTGACTATACAATATGTGTTGAAGCTGATGCATTCATTCCTGGATTTGATAGTGATGGCAAGGGGCGCCCAAATTTTGCAAGTTTGGTTATGGGGCACAGGCTCTATGAATCTGCTGCATCAAAAACGTACAGACCAGACAG AAGAGAAGTTACCAAGCTTTTAGAAGAAATTCGCGACCACTTGTATCAAGCCAACCGCACTTGGATAACATCCGTGCGCAGGCATCTGAGAATATCCTTACTAAAGGGACTTAAAAATGAATCCACACGATCGAAGCCACTGTCTTTCCTATCTCACCCGCTCCCAGAGTGCTGTTGCTGGAGCCATAAGGAAACTCCAGTTCGTGCTTCAAGTCCTTCAACTGAATCACAGGTTCGAGGTGCTCTTGGAGTTCAACATCGTTGCCCTGCTTGGATGGATAGTAATACAATATCACAATCAAAGGATAgcgaaagagaaagagaggagaatcTAGACGAGGAGGATCCTGCGTCATCTGGAATTTTCTTTCGGCATAGTGATAGAAATCATGGAGGTGGAGAAATAAACATCAAAGAAGAAGCTCAAATAGAGGATCAAGAAGAATTGGAGGGTGCAGAAAGATGA